In the genome of Candidatus Campbellbacteria bacterium, one region contains:
- a CDS encoding tRNA-dihydrouridine synthase: MSFWKKLPQPFFCLAPMADVTDPAFRRIIGKYGKLDVLWTEFVSADGLFRGGYDALVHDLEYSEGERPIVAQFFTSTPEYMEKAGALARELGFDGVDINMGCPDDGVCKQGAGAALMKESQLAQELILALKQGAKDIPVSVKTRIGYTTNELETWLPTLLETHIDAITIHARTKKEMSKVPARWDTIAQAVAIRDEFEKESKHETLIIGNGDVVDMNDAREKVITYGPDGVMFGRAIFGNPWLGSDSPRPGLSERLTVLAEHTKLFDELCGKRKSFALMKKHFKSYLQGDGYDKKILLKLMDARTAGEALDVIQKFLK, encoded by the coding sequence ATGTCTTTTTGGAAAAAACTCCCACAACCATTCTTTTGTCTTGCCCCAATGGCGGATGTAACTGACCCCGCGTTCCGGCGGATTATTGGGAAGTATGGAAAACTTGATGTCTTGTGGACCGAGTTTGTTTCTGCAGACGGGTTATTCCGTGGAGGATATGATGCGCTGGTACATGATCTTGAGTACTCAGAAGGTGAGCGACCAATCGTTGCACAATTTTTCACTTCAACGCCTGAGTATATGGAAAAGGCTGGAGCGCTTGCACGCGAGCTCGGGTTTGATGGTGTTGATATCAACATGGGGTGTCCTGATGATGGTGTGTGTAAGCAAGGCGCAGGTGCCGCACTTATGAAGGAATCACAACTTGCCCAAGAACTTATTCTTGCTCTCAAACAAGGGGCAAAAGATATTCCTGTGTCGGTAAAAACACGCATAGGATACACAACCAATGAATTGGAGACATGGTTGCCGACACTTCTTGAAACACACATTGATGCAATTACCATTCATGCCCGCACAAAAAAGGAAATGTCAAAAGTACCAGCACGGTGGGACACTATTGCACAAGCAGTTGCAATTCGAGATGAGTTTGAAAAGGAAAGCAAACACGAGACGCTTATTATTGGGAATGGAGATGTGGTTGATATGAACGATGCGCGAGAAAAAGTAATTACGTACGGCCCTGACGGAGTGATGTTTGGTCGTGCTATTTTTGGAAATCCATGGCTTGGGTCTGACTCACCTCGGCCAGGGTTGTCTGAGCGTCTCACTGTTCTTGCCGAGCATACAAAACTTTTTGATGAATTATGTGGCAAGAGGAAATCCTTTGCGTTGATGAAGAAACACTTCAAATCATATCTTCAGGGTGACGGATATGACAAAAAAATTCTTCTCAAACTCATGGATGCTCGAACTGCCGGTGAGGCACTTGATGTAATACAAAAGTTTTTAAAATAA
- the serS gene encoding serine--tRNA ligase: protein MLDINFIRENKDVVIAGAQKKHVKVDIEVLLALDDSRRALTKEIDDMRAQQNAVSEKMPNASVDERAELIAQMKPLKETLQKKEEEIKIVVEQWRLLMLQVPNVPDMSVPEGNTDADNQEVRVWGDKPKFDFEPKGHIELMENLDMVDFERGTKTAGFRGYFLKNAGAELSFALWQFVFNHFMHKGGFTPIIAPSLVKREPFVGTGYLPQSEEDLYKAQDEMYLAGTAEVPTMAYYMDEVVERSELPIKFFAFSPCFRREAGSYGKDTTGIVRVHEFFKFEQVVLCEASHEESVKHHEALTTNAEELLQALQLPYHVVINCSGDLGLGQVKKYDIETWVPSEGKYRETHSSSYFHDFQTRRLNTKYRDADGKLQYAHSLNNTALATPRILVPLVENYQNADGSITIPEVLRPYMNGKEKISKA from the coding sequence ATGTTAGATATCAACTTCATCAGGGAAAACAAAGACGTCGTTATTGCGGGGGCACAAAAAAAGCACGTGAAGGTGGATATTGAGGTACTTCTTGCTCTCGATGATTCACGTCGTGCCTTAACCAAAGAGATTGATGACATGCGTGCGCAACAAAACGCAGTGAGTGAAAAAATGCCAAACGCATCAGTCGATGAGCGCGCAGAACTCATTGCCCAAATGAAGCCTCTTAAAGAAACACTTCAAAAAAAAGAAGAAGAAATAAAAATTGTTGTTGAACAGTGGCGACTTCTTATGTTACAAGTTCCCAATGTTCCTGATATGTCTGTGCCAGAAGGGAATACTGATGCTGACAACCAAGAGGTTCGTGTGTGGGGTGACAAACCAAAATTCGATTTTGAACCGAAAGGACACATTGAGCTCATGGAAAATCTGGACATGGTTGATTTTGAACGTGGAACAAAAACAGCGGGATTCCGTGGATATTTTTTGAAAAATGCGGGAGCAGAATTATCTTTTGCACTCTGGCAATTCGTGTTTAACCACTTCATGCATAAGGGTGGGTTTACTCCAATCATCGCACCATCTCTTGTGAAGCGTGAGCCATTTGTAGGAACGGGGTATCTTCCTCAAAGTGAAGAAGATTTATACAAAGCACAGGATGAAATGTATTTGGCAGGTACAGCCGAAGTTCCAACAATGGCGTACTACATGGACGAAGTTGTTGAACGATCAGAATTGCCAATTAAGTTCTTTGCTTTTTCTCCGTGTTTTCGACGAGAAGCGGGAAGTTATGGAAAAGATACGACCGGCATTGTTCGTGTGCATGAGTTCTTTAAATTTGAACAGGTGGTGTTGTGCGAGGCAAGTCACGAGGAATCTGTAAAACACCACGAGGCACTCACCACGAACGCTGAAGAGCTCCTGCAGGCATTACAATTGCCATACCATGTGGTGATTAATTGCAGTGGTGACCTCGGTCTTGGGCAGGTTAAAAAATATGATATAGAAACATGGGTTCCAAGTGAAGGGAAGTATCGTGAGACACACTCATCTTCATACTTCCACGATTTTCAAACACGTCGTTTGAATACCAAATATCGGGATGCTGATGGAAAATTGCAGTATGCTCACTCGCTCAATAACACCGCACTTGCAACTCCGCGCATTCTTGTTCCTCTTGTTGAAAACTACCAAAACGCTGACGGTTCAATCACTATTCCAGAAGTACTCCGTCCGTATATGAACGGGAAGGAAAAAATCTCAAAAGCGTAG